In Vitis vinifera cultivar Pinot Noir 40024 chromosome 11, ASM3070453v1, a genomic segment contains:
- the LOC100259344 gene encoding oligouridylate-binding protein 1 isoform X1: MQQQRLKQQQQALIQQSLLQQQSLYHHPGLLAPPQIEPILSGNLPPGFDSSTCRSVYVGNIHPQVTEPLLQEVFSSTGPLEGCKLIRKEKSSYGFVDYFDRRSAALSIVTLNGRHLFGQPIKVNWAYASSQREDTSGHYNIFVGDLSPEVTDATLFACFSVYPSCSDARVMWDQKTGRSRGFGFVSFRNQQEAQSAINDLNGRWLGSRQIRCNWATKGAGGNEDKPNSDAKSVVELTNGTSEDGKDKSNDEAPENNLQYTTVYVGNLAPEVTSVDLHRHFHALGAGAIEDVRVQRDKGFGFVRYSTHAEAALAIQMGNARILCGKPIKCSWGSKPTPAGTSSTPLPPPAAPHMPGISAADFAAYERQMALSKMGGAQGLMHPQAQHALKQTAMGMGAGGSSQAIYDGGFQNAATTQQLMYYQ; this comes from the exons ATGCAGCAGCAGAGACTGAAACAGCAGCAACAAGCCTTGATACAGCAATCGCTTCTTCAGCAGCAGTCTCTGTACCACCACCCTGGTCTCTTGGCTCCTCCTCAG ATAGAGCCTATCTTGAGTGGAAATCTGCCTCCTGGGTTTGATTCAAGTACATGCCGCAGTGT GTATGTGGGTAATATCCACCCACAGGTTACAGAACCACTTCTTCAAGAGGTTTTCTCTAGTACTGGTCCCCTCGAAGGGTGCAAGCTCATTAGGAAAGAGAAG TCATCCTATGGTTTTGTCGATTACTTTGACCGGAGATCTGCTGCCCTTTCTATTGTGACTCTGAATGGAAGGCATCT GTTTGGTCAGCCAATCAAAGTTAATTGGGCATATGCTAGTAGTCAGAGAGAGGATACATCag GTCATTACAATATTTTTGTTGGTGATCTTAGCCCTGAGGTTACAGATGCTACACTGTTTGCATGTTTCTCTGTTTATCCTAGCTGTTC AGATGCTAGGGTTATGTGGGATCAGAAAACTGGGCGTTCAAGGGGTTTTGGGTTTGTTTCTTTCCGGAACCAGCAG GAAGCCCAAAGTGCAATTAATGACTTAAATG GAAGGTGGCTTGGAAGCAGACAGATTCGTTGTAATTGGGCAACAAAAGGTGCTGGAGGTAACGAGGACAAGCCAAATTCAGATGCCAAAAGTGTTGTGGAACTAACTAATGGAACATCTG AAGATGGGAAAGACAAGTCAAATGATGAAGCTCCAGAGAACAATCTTCAGTATACCACTGTTTATGTTGGCAATCTTGCTCCAGAG GTTACTTCAGTTGACCTCCACCGACATTTTCATGCACTTGGCGCTGGAGCTATTGAAGATGTTCGGGTGCAACGAGATAAAGGCTTTGGTTTTGTGAGATACAGTACCCATGCTGAAGCAGCTCTGGCTATTCAGATGGGAAATGCTCGGATTCTCTGTGGCAAACCAATTAAG TGCTCATGGGGCAGCAAACCTACTCCAGCAGGGACAAGCTCCACCCCTCTTCCCCCACCAGCTGCTCCACATATGCCTGGTATTTCAGCTGCTGACTTTGCAGCGTATGAGCGACAGATGGCATTGAGCAAAATGGGTGGTGCACAAGGCCTCATGCATCCGCAGGCTCAGCATGCCCTAAAGCAGACAGCCATGGGAATGGGTGCTGGTGGGAGTAGTCAGGCAATCTATGATGGTGGATTCCAGAATGCTGCAACAACCCAGCAACTCATGTACTACCAGTAG
- the LOC100259344 gene encoding oligouridylate-binding protein 1 isoform X2, with the protein MQQQRLKQQQQALIQQSLLQQQSLYHHPGLLAPPQIEPILSGNLPPGFDSSTCRSVYVGNIHPQVTEPLLQEVFSSTGPLEGCKLIRKEKSSYGFVDYFDRRSAALSIVTLNGRHLFGQPIKVNWAYASSQREDTSGHYNIFVGDLSPEVTDATLFACFSVYPSCSDARVMWDQKTGRSRGFGFVSFRNQQEAQSAINDLNGRWLGSRQIRCNWATKGAGGNEDKPNSDAKSVVELTNGTSDGKDKSNDEAPENNLQYTTVYVGNLAPEVTSVDLHRHFHALGAGAIEDVRVQRDKGFGFVRYSTHAEAALAIQMGNARILCGKPIKCSWGSKPTPAGTSSTPLPPPAAPHMPGISAADFAAYERQMALSKMGGAQGLMHPQAQHALKQTAMGMGAGGSSQAIYDGGFQNAATTQQLMYYQ; encoded by the exons ATGCAGCAGCAGAGACTGAAACAGCAGCAACAAGCCTTGATACAGCAATCGCTTCTTCAGCAGCAGTCTCTGTACCACCACCCTGGTCTCTTGGCTCCTCCTCAG ATAGAGCCTATCTTGAGTGGAAATCTGCCTCCTGGGTTTGATTCAAGTACATGCCGCAGTGT GTATGTGGGTAATATCCACCCACAGGTTACAGAACCACTTCTTCAAGAGGTTTTCTCTAGTACTGGTCCCCTCGAAGGGTGCAAGCTCATTAGGAAAGAGAAG TCATCCTATGGTTTTGTCGATTACTTTGACCGGAGATCTGCTGCCCTTTCTATTGTGACTCTGAATGGAAGGCATCT GTTTGGTCAGCCAATCAAAGTTAATTGGGCATATGCTAGTAGTCAGAGAGAGGATACATCag GTCATTACAATATTTTTGTTGGTGATCTTAGCCCTGAGGTTACAGATGCTACACTGTTTGCATGTTTCTCTGTTTATCCTAGCTGTTC AGATGCTAGGGTTATGTGGGATCAGAAAACTGGGCGTTCAAGGGGTTTTGGGTTTGTTTCTTTCCGGAACCAGCAG GAAGCCCAAAGTGCAATTAATGACTTAAATG GAAGGTGGCTTGGAAGCAGACAGATTCGTTGTAATTGGGCAACAAAAGGTGCTGGAGGTAACGAGGACAAGCCAAATTCAGATGCCAAAAGTGTTGTGGAACTAACTAATGGAACATCTG ATGGGAAAGACAAGTCAAATGATGAAGCTCCAGAGAACAATCTTCAGTATACCACTGTTTATGTTGGCAATCTTGCTCCAGAG GTTACTTCAGTTGACCTCCACCGACATTTTCATGCACTTGGCGCTGGAGCTATTGAAGATGTTCGGGTGCAACGAGATAAAGGCTTTGGTTTTGTGAGATACAGTACCCATGCTGAAGCAGCTCTGGCTATTCAGATGGGAAATGCTCGGATTCTCTGTGGCAAACCAATTAAG TGCTCATGGGGCAGCAAACCTACTCCAGCAGGGACAAGCTCCACCCCTCTTCCCCCACCAGCTGCTCCACATATGCCTGGTATTTCAGCTGCTGACTTTGCAGCGTATGAGCGACAGATGGCATTGAGCAAAATGGGTGGTGCACAAGGCCTCATGCATCCGCAGGCTCAGCATGCCCTAAAGCAGACAGCCATGGGAATGGGTGCTGGTGGGAGTAGTCAGGCAATCTATGATGGTGGATTCCAGAATGCTGCAACAACCCAGCAACTCATGTACTACCAGTAG